In Candidatus Goldiibacteriota bacterium HGW-Goldbacteria-1, the sequence TTTTTCGGACAAAGAAACATCCGTAAATGAAGCAATAGAGGGGGCGTTAACCGCGTCTATGTTCTCACCGGCCAAACTGGTTATTATGAAAGAATTCTATAAACTAAAAAAAGACGACCTTGAAAAACTATTTAATTTATTACCCTCAATTCCGCCGGGTACATGCGTTGTGCTTACCACTTCCGGTGAAATAACCGCCCCGCGCAGGGAAGAACTTAAAAAACGCGGCATAGGCAAAAAAAATCTGATAGAAGTTTCAAAAAATCAGGCGGCAGAACTTCCGGGCAAATGGATAGCCGATTACGCCGCCAAAAACGGGATAACCGTGGACAGTGATGTCTCTGAATACATAGTAACCGAATCTAACGGTGATATTGCTTCCATAAAGAATGAACTGGATAAACTTATGCTGTTTGCCGGTGACAGAAAAGAGATAACGAAAGAGGATTTTAACGCGGTCCGCGGTGTATCCAAAGAGTATGACATCTGGTCGCTGGTGGCAGCCGTTCAGAATAAAGAAGCCGCCAGGACATATAAAATTCTTGACGCGCTTTTTGAAGACAGCAGCCCGGAAGCCATTTTAGGCACTGTATTTTCATCCATAAAAGACCTGTATATCTATATCCTGTATGACATGACCGGAAATGCTTTCAGGGCAAGGGCTGTGCTTGGCGGGAAGGTGTTCTTTATAGAAAAAGAAAAACGGACCCGCTTTTTCAAGAAGGTCCGTTATGAAGAAGTTGTCTCTATTTTCAGGGAAGCCGACAGGAAGATTAAACTTTCCCACCGTGATCTTGCAAAATCTGTGTTAACCGTTATGTTTGAAAGGCTGTTTACTTTATTAGAGGAAAAAAACAGGTAGTTAAGCTGTTTTTACCTTAACGGCTGCCGCAATTCTGCTTTTATACCTTGATGCCGCGTTCTTTTTGATGATGCCTTTTTTGGCGGCTTTATCAATAAAAGAAACAGCTTCAATAACTTCTTTTGGGTCCTTTGATGCTTTTGCTTTTTTCATAAGAGTCCTTAACTTATGAAGGGCGGCGCTGTTGCTTGCCGTTCTTTTCTTTGTTTTCCTTAAATCTTTCTTTGACGCGTTTAAATTTGGCATTTCTGTAAAAAACCTCCTTAAGATTTTCAAAATAATGATGAATTCTATTATAAATAAAGGTTTTTGTCAATATCATTATGCCTTGTTGACTTTGAAAAACCGCTGGTATAAAATGGCTTGTAATTAAGTGCAACCAGTTTAATGCAGTTGACGCGGAGGCATTAATCATTGAATAGAATAAAAGGGCTGTTTTTAAGAAAACTTGCGGTTTTATTAACTTATTTAATTCTGCCGCTTGCTGTATTTTCCGCCTCTATAACAATTGATACTTTAAACGCAAGGGGAACTATAAGCCCTTTAATCTATGGCACCAACCAGCAGATGCAGGGTAATGAAAATCTTACCTGTATGCGTTTTGGCGGCAACAGGGTGACCGGGTATAACTGGGAAAACAATGCCAGTAATGCCGGTTCCGACTGGTATCATTCAAGTGATACTTTTATGTGTACCAGCCTTGAAAATCCGGTAAGCGATTATGACTGCGCGAATGTACCCGGCGCTGTTCTTAATAATTTCATAGATTATTGCATAACAAGGGGATATGAACCTTTAATAACGCTTCCAATGGCGGGGTATGTGGCGGCTGATAAAAATGGAAATGTTTTAGAGTCACAAGCCGCGCCTTCTGTAAGGTGGAAAACGCTGATTTCAAAAAAGGGTTCCGCGTTTTCACTTCCGCCGGACATATCTGATAATTATGTTTACGCCGATGAAGAAGTGGCGCATATCGTGAACAGATACGGCCTGTCCGGTGCGGGCGGTGTCAGATTTTATGAACTTGATAATGAAGGGGACTTATGGAATTCCACTCATGTCAGAATTCACCCGTCGCCCGTTGGCGCTTATGAATGGGTGACAAGGGGCGCGCAGCTTGCAAAAGCGGTAAAAGATGTTGACCCGCAGGCGCAGATAATGGGGCCTGTGTTTTTTGGCATCTGGTCAATGATGAGCCAGGGTGATGACTGGGATTCGGTAAGGGGTACCAATACATGGTATGTCCCGTATTACCTTCAGCAGATGAAAGCGCAGTCAGATGCCGACGGAAGAAGGCTTCTGGATGTTTTAGATATTCATTATTACTCGGAGGCGCGCGAAGGGCTTTACCCGCCGTTTGATTATAATAATGGCCAGTGCAGAATAACAGAATCCGGCTGCAATTCAGCAGAAGCTATACAGGCAAGGCTTCAGGCGCCGCGTTCTCTTTGGGATCCTGCTTATATAGAAAACAGTTCCGCCGGCCAATGGTGCGGCACGGCGCTTCCGATAATACCAAAAGTTCAGGCGGCAATAGACACGAATTTTCCGGGGACGAAAATTGCTGTAACTGAATTTGGTTTTGGCGGCGGCAATAATTTTTCCGGCGGTATAGCTATGGCTGACGCGCTTGGGATATTCGGTAAGTACGGAGTCTATATC encodes:
- the holA gene encoding DNA polymerase III subunit delta, translated to MASPFSKPEAFYIIAAEDDFYTGEVTGQIREGLFNGHDDPSAVQAFDFSDKETSVNEAIEGALTASMFSPAKLVIMKEFYKLKKDDLEKLFNLLPSIPPGTCVVLTTSGEITAPRREELKKRGIGKKNLIEVSKNQAAELPGKWIADYAAKNGITVDSDVSEYIVTESNGDIASIKNELDKLMLFAGDRKEITKEDFNAVRGVSKEYDIWSLVAAVQNKEAARTYKILDALFEDSSPEAILGTVFSSIKDLYIYILYDMTGNAFRARAVLGGKVFFIEKEKRTRFFKKVRYEEVVSIFREADRKIKLSHRDLAKSVLTVMFERLFTLLEEKNR
- a CDS encoding 30S ribosomal protein S20 gives rise to the protein MPNLNASKKDLRKTKKRTASNSAALHKLRTLMKKAKASKDPKEVIEAVSFIDKAAKKGIIKKNAASRYKSRIAAAVKVKTA